The Candidatus Thorarchaeota archaeon genome includes a window with the following:
- a CDS encoding aconitase X catalytic domain-containing protein has product MGLELTEQEYAMIAGEYGNATQKAMQIITTLGEIYGAERLIPVSSVQIAGVSYHNLGEAGLEYLAEMAEDGQTRVLTTLNPAGMDLDEWKKHGISSDFAENQQRVVEAFSRMGVVTTCTCTPYLIGNLPHYGENIAWAESSAVCFANSVIGARTNREGGPSALAAALTGRTAEYGFHLEENRQAEVRYDVQAKIENNDDFGLLGEVIGKRTRKEIPYITGINDATTDQLKSFCASIATFGGIALFHMEGITPNRTQIPSRTEVVTEGDMEEARLRLDDKDAEIDFISIGCPHASIKEIEKVAELLDGKKVADGKTVWITTAKPTKDLATKMGYYDTIEEAGAFLVSDACCAVAPLKGRFTGLMTDSAKACFYARGKNNFKTEIRKVEECIKEAVE; this is encoded by the coding sequence TTATCCCTGTATCCAGTGTACAAATAGCCGGCGTTTCATACCACAACTTGGGAGAAGCCGGTTTAGAATATTTGGCAGAAATGGCGGAAGATGGACAGACACGGGTTCTTACCACACTGAACCCTGCAGGAATGGATCTCGACGAATGGAAGAAACATGGTATTTCATCCGACTTTGCTGAGAACCAGCAACGAGTTGTAGAAGCATTCTCACGAATGGGTGTGGTTACTACGTGTACATGTACACCCTACCTGATAGGAAATCTACCCCACTATGGAGAAAACATTGCGTGGGCTGAATCATCAGCCGTGTGTTTTGCAAATTCTGTAATTGGAGCTCGGACGAATAGGGAAGGCGGGCCTAGTGCCTTGGCTGCTGCCCTTACTGGTAGAACGGCTGAATATGGATTCCATCTGGAGGAAAATAGACAAGCAGAAGTCAGATATGATGTCCAAGCCAAAATCGAGAATAATGATGATTTTGGCCTGCTTGGTGAAGTAATAGGAAAGAGAACAAGGAAGGAAATACCCTACATTACGGGAATAAACGACGCAACAACTGACCAGCTCAAATCCTTCTGTGCATCAATCGCTACTTTTGGCGGGATAGCACTATTCCATATGGAGGGAATCACACCTAACAGAACACAGATTCCATCCCGCACAGAGGTCGTTACTGAGGGGGATATGGAAGAGGCCAGATTACGGCTCGATGACAAAGATGCTGAAATCGACTTTATCAGCATAGGCTGTCCACATGCCAGCATCAAGGAAATTGAGAAAGTTGCTGAATTACTTGATGGGAAGAAAGTTGCAGATGGAAAAACGGTCTGGATTACCACCGCGAAGCCAACTAAAGATTTGGCCACGAAAATGGGATACTATGACACAATAGAGGAGGCTGGAGCGTTTCTTGTTAGCGACGCTTGCTGTGCCGTTGCACCATTGAAGGGGCGGTTTACAGGGTTGATGACAGATTCAGCGAAGGCCTGTTTCTATGCCAGGGGCAAAAACAACTTCAAGACGGAAATCAGAAAAGTAGAAGAATGCATTAAGGAGGCGGTAGAATGA